From a single Mycolicibacterium mengxianglii genomic region:
- a CDS encoding inositol monophosphatase family protein, translated as MSGAVDFDALVATASEVLDDVVECFLAGQGADSAVRKKGNDFATEVDLAIERQVVDALTTRTGIGVHGEEFGGAPLDSPLVWVLDPIDGTFNYAAGSPMAGILLGLMRDGEPVAGLTWLPFTSQRYTAVLGSPLYVNGKAQPPLGSPTMKDSILGVGTFNVDWRGRYPGRYRVAVLENISRECSRLRMHGATGVDLAYVAGGVLGGAITFGDHVWDYAAGVAMVRAAGGIVTDLTGEPWSVSSSSALAAAPSIHEQLLEIVTSVGDPEDYR; from the coding sequence GCTTCCTGGCCGGGCAAGGGGCCGACTCCGCGGTGCGCAAGAAGGGCAACGACTTCGCCACCGAGGTCGACCTCGCCATCGAACGTCAGGTCGTCGACGCTCTTACGACACGCACCGGAATCGGGGTGCACGGCGAGGAATTCGGTGGTGCACCGCTTGATTCACCGCTGGTGTGGGTGCTCGATCCGATCGACGGCACCTTCAACTACGCCGCCGGTTCGCCGATGGCGGGCATCCTGCTCGGACTGATGCGCGACGGCGAACCCGTCGCCGGTCTGACATGGCTGCCGTTCACCAGCCAGCGCTACACCGCGGTACTGGGCAGCCCGCTCTACGTCAACGGCAAAGCACAGCCCCCGCTCGGATCTCCGACCATGAAGGATTCGATCCTCGGTGTCGGCACGTTCAACGTCGACTGGCGAGGCCGTTATCCCGGGCGTTACCGCGTCGCAGTTCTCGAGAACATCAGCCGCGAATGCTCGCGGCTACGCATGCACGGCGCTACCGGCGTGGATTTGGCCTATGTGGCGGGCGGAGTCCTCGGCGGGGCAATCACTTTCGGTGATCACGTGTGGGATTACGCGGCCGGAGTGGCGATGGTGCGTGCCGCCGGCGGGATCGTCACCGACCTCACCGGCGAGCCCTGGTCGGTGTCGTCGAGTTCTGCGCTGGCCGCTGCCCCCAGCATCCATGAACAGCTCCTCGAGATCGTGACATCGGTCGGCGACCCGGAGGATTACCGGTGA
- the hisI gene encoding phosphoribosyl-AMP cyclohydrolase: MTTLDPAIAARLKRNADGLFAAVVQERGTGDVLMVAWMDDDALARTLTTREATYFSRSRGEQWIKGATSGHTQRVHSVRLDCDGDTVLLEVDQVGGACHTGDHTCFDADVLLAGE; this comes from the coding sequence ATGACGACTCTGGACCCCGCCATCGCCGCTCGGCTGAAACGCAACGCTGACGGACTGTTCGCTGCAGTGGTGCAGGAACGTGGCACCGGCGATGTGCTGATGGTGGCGTGGATGGACGACGACGCCCTGGCGCGCACGCTGACTACCCGGGAAGCCACCTACTTCTCCCGTTCCCGGGGTGAGCAGTGGATCAAGGGCGCCACCTCCGGACACACACAACGGGTGCACTCGGTGCGTCTTGACTGCGACGGCGACACGGTTTTGCTCGAGGTCGACCAGGTTGGTGGGGCGTGCCACACCGGCGATCACACGTGCTTCGACGCCGACGTGCTGCTCGCCGGCGAATAG
- the hisF gene encoding imidazole glycerol phosphate synthase subunit HisF, giving the protein MPVPATTLATRVIPCLDVDAGRVVKGVNFENLRDAGDPVELAAVYDAEGADELTFLDVTASSSGRSTMLEVVRRTAEQVFIPLTVGGGVRAVEDVDVLLRAGADKVSVNTAAIARPELLAEMSRQFGSQCIVLSVDARTVPAGDPPTPSGWEVTTHGGRRGTGIDAVEWAARGAELGVGEILLNSMDADGTKAGFDVPMLRAVRAAVTVPVIASGGAGAAEHFAAAVHAGADAVLAASVFHFKELTIGQVKAAMAAEGICVR; this is encoded by the coding sequence ATTCCTGTTCCGGCGACCACCTTGGCGACCCGCGTCATTCCCTGTCTGGACGTTGATGCCGGCCGGGTTGTCAAGGGTGTCAACTTCGAGAATCTGCGTGACGCAGGGGATCCGGTCGAGCTGGCCGCCGTTTATGACGCCGAGGGCGCCGACGAGCTGACGTTCCTCGACGTCACCGCATCGTCGTCGGGCCGGTCCACCATGCTGGAGGTGGTGCGGCGCACCGCCGAGCAGGTGTTCATTCCGCTGACCGTCGGTGGTGGGGTGCGCGCGGTCGAGGATGTCGACGTACTGCTGCGCGCGGGCGCGGACAAGGTGTCGGTGAATACGGCGGCGATCGCACGCCCCGAGCTGCTGGCCGAGATGTCACGTCAGTTCGGCTCGCAGTGCATTGTGTTGTCCGTCGATGCGCGCACCGTGCCCGCCGGTGACCCGCCCACCCCGTCGGGCTGGGAGGTCACCACCCATGGTGGCCGACGCGGCACCGGTATCGATGCGGTCGAGTGGGCAGCCCGCGGCGCCGAACTCGGTGTGGGGGAGATCCTGCTGAACTCGATGGACGCCGACGGCACCAAGGCAGGTTTCGATGTGCCGATGCTGCGTGCGGTGCGCGCTGCGGTGACGGTGCCGGTGATCGCCAGCGGCGGAGCCGGGGCTGCGGAACACTTCGCGGCCGCCGTCCATGCCGGTGCGGATGCGGTGTTGGCGGCCAGCGTCTTCCACTTCAAGGAGCTGACCATCGGGCAGGTGAAGGCGGCGATGGCTGCCGAAGGGATCTGCGTGCGATGA